The following proteins are encoded in a genomic region of Alnus glutinosa chromosome 8, dhAlnGlut1.1, whole genome shotgun sequence:
- the LOC133875931 gene encoding LOW QUALITY PROTEIN: formin-like protein 20 (The sequence of the model RefSeq protein was modified relative to this genomic sequence to represent the inferred CDS: inserted 2 bases in 1 codon; deleted 1 base in 1 codon), with amino-acid sequence MALFRRFFYRKPPDRLLEISERVYVFDCCFSTDVLEEDEYKVYMGGIVAQLQDHFPEASFMVFNFREGERRSQISDILTQYDMTVMDYPRQYEGCPLLSLEMIHHFLRSSESWLSLEGQQNVLLMHCERGGWPVLAFMLAGLLLYRKQYNGEQKTLDMVYKQAPKELLHLLSPLNPQPSQLRYLQYISRRNLGSNWPPSDTPLLLDCLILRVLPLFDGGKGFRPVLRVYGQDPSTPANRSSKLLFSTSKVKKHVRNYLQAECLLVKIDIHCRVQGDVVLECIHLNEDLVREEMMFRVMFHTAFVRSNILLLSRDEVDVLWDAKDQFPKDFRAEVLFLDADAVVPTLTTVVASASEDGNETESASPEEFFEVEEIFSNVVDGQEGKGEYDNHVGRDNTPDDIVHKEVWKEELDPHTFQDCASDEGTPKQDVKVDSNIDAVKDIAVDDVKYKLDERVDSDLHLVKDIAVDDGVKLNSTVAAADMQINLETKEVVEDMSGKLEEMEDKGDGQNNFTHKNLDSKVPPQKLIADVPRQKSDKLLPSAPRKQSAASAKPTADTVVAKQKIKQQESQGAHVKLAKPNAVSRWIPPNKGSYTNSMHVAYPPSRYNSAPAALGSNASSKDSNAGSKSKTSSITATPAALVSTDVINDQTSCKVDPVMASDFGREILASCPPSLVPPIEEADSSSPTQTPNLSPWQVVLHPPPPPPPPPPPPPPPPPPLHSNIYSLSTLLPRSSLSPSRPLQVGATPPPPPPPPQSSSLLGNVVSKTFPPSPPPPPPPPPLPPSSRQNSATMLPPPPPPSPWKYGYASVASPAVTSSPPPPPXPPPPPFVSPSTAPKLGVPATPPPPPPPPPPMRGVPSPPPPPPPPPPPTLRGGSPLPLPPLYGAPSPQPPPMYGALPPPPPPPPLARGAPSPPPPPPMREAAHPLPSVSRVPPPMRGAPPPPPPPPMRGAPPPPPPPPMRGAPPPPPPPPMRGAPPPPPPPPMRGAPPPPPPPPPMLGAPPPPPPPPMPGAPPPPTGQGPPPPPPPLRGAPPPPPPLGARAPGPPAPPRPPSGAPPPPPPLGAKGPNAAADARGIGRGRGLSRPTGMGAIATAPRRSSLKPLHWSKVTRALQGSLWEELQRYGETQIILPFTISDIAPFYLSAPGFDVSELESLFSATVPKPADAGGKSGGRRKSVGSKTDKVHLIDLRRANNTEIMLTKVKMPLSDMMAAVLAMDESVLDVDQVENLIKFCPTKEEMELLKGYTGDKANLGKCEQYFLEQMKVPRVESKLRVFSFKIQFSSQISEFKKSLNTVNSACEEVRKSVKLKEVMKLILFIGNTLNQGTARGSAIGFKLDSLLKLTDTRASNSKMTLMHYLCKLLADNSPALLDFHLEFVSLEAATKIQLKSLAEEMQAIIKGLEKVRQELAASENDGPVSEVFRKTLKEFIGVAETEVASVTNLYSVVGRNADALALYFGEDPARCPFEQVTATLLNFVRLFRKAHEENCKQAELEKKKIEKEAEMEKAKGINLTRKAAR; translated from the exons tGTTTGATTGTTGCTTCTCCACGGACGTTTTGGAAGAAGATGAGTATAAAGTTTACATGGGTGGCATTGTAGCCCAGCTACAAGATCACTTTCCTGAAGCTTCTTTCATGGTATTTAACTTTAGAGAAGGGGAGAGGCGAAGCCAAATTTCAGATATATTGACTCAGTATGACATGACAGTCATGGATTACCCTCGGCAATATGAGGGGTGTCCTCTGCTGTCACTGGAGATGATCCACCACTTCCTTCGATCAAGTGAAAGCTGGCTGTCACTGGAAGGGCAACAAAATGTGCTGTTGATGCACTGTGAAAGAGGAGGATGGCCTGTGCTTGCATTCATGCTAGCAGGTCTTCTGTTATACCGGAAACAGTACAATGGGGAGCAGAAGACTCTTGATATGGTCTACAAGCAAGCTCCTAAGGAACTTCTTCATCTTCTGTCTCCTTTAAACCCACAGCCTTCTCAGCTGAGATATCTTCAATATATCTCTAGAAGAAATTTGGGTTCTAATTGGCCTCCATCAGATACACCTTTACTTTTGGATTGTCTGATACTTAGAGTTCTTCCACTTtttgatgggggaaaaggttTCAGGCCCGTTCTACGTGTTTATGGTCAGGACCCTTCAACACCAGCAAATAGAAGTTCTAAGCTTCTGTTTTCAACGTCAAAGGTGAAGAAACATGTGCGCAACTACCTACAG GCAGAGTGTTTGCTGGTGAAAATTGATATTCATTGCCGTGTTCAAGGGGATGTTGTTCTTGAGTGCATCCATTTGAATGAAGATCTGGTGCGTGAGGAGATGATGTTCAGAGTTATGTTCCACACAGCATTTGTGCGGTCAAATATTCTGCTGCTTAGCCGTGATGAAGTTGATGTTCTATGGGATGCCAAGGATCAATTCCCCAAGGACTTTAGAGCAGAG GTACTTTTTTTGGATGCTGATGCTGTTGTGCCTACTCTTACTACAGTCGTAGCGAGTGCGAGTGAAGATGGAAATGAGACAGAAAGTGCTTCACCTGAGGAGTTTTTTGAGGTGGAAGAGATCTTTAGCAATGTAGTTGACGGGCAGGAAGGAAAAGGGGAATATGATAATCATGTGGGTCGGGACAATACACCGGATGATATTGTTCATAAAGAAGTCTGGAAAGAGGAGTTGGATCCTCACACATTTCAAGACTGTGCATCAGATGAAGGAACTCCCAAACAGGATGTAAAGGTGGATTCTAATATTGATGCGGTGAAGGACATTGCTGTTGATGATGTGAAGTATAAGTTGGATGAGAGGGTGGATTCTGATCTCCATTTGGTGAAAGACATTGCTGTTGATGATGGTGTCAAGTTAAATTCCACGGTAGCTGCTGCTGATATGCAGATAAATCTTGAAACCAAGGAAGTGGTTGAAGATATGTCTGGCAAATTGGAAGAGATGGAAGACAAAGGTGATGGACAAAACAATTTTACACATAAGAACTTAGATTCCAAGGTCCCCCCGCAAAAGCTGATTGCTGATGTACCTAGACAAAAATCTGATAAATTACTGCCTTCTGCCCCTAGGAAGCAGTCTGCAGCGAGTGCAAAACCAACTGCAGATACAGTTGTTGCCAAACAAAAGATTAAGCAGCAAGAATCTCAAGGAGCTCATGTAAAACTAGCGAAGCCAAATGCAGTATCTAGGTGGATCCCTCCTAACAAGGGCTCTTATACTAATTCAATGCACGTAGCATATCCACCATCAAGATATAACAGCGCACCAGCTGCTCTTGGCAGTAATGCTTCTTCGAAGGATTCTAATGCAGGTTCCAAATCAAAGACTTCTTCTATTACTGCTACCCCCGCCGCTCTGGTTTCGACTGATGTGATCAATGATCAGACAAGTTGCAAGGTGGATCCTGTGATGGCTTCAGACTTTGGACGAGAGATACTTGCTTCCTGCCCACCATCATTAGTACCACCAATTGAAGAGGCAGATTCTTCCTCACCGACTCAAACACCCAATCTTAGCCCATGGCAAGTAGTGCTCCAtccaccgccaccgccaccgccaccgccaccgccTCCGCCTCCGCCTCCACCTCCACTGCATTCTAATATCTATTCATTGTCTACATTGCTGCCCAGGTCTTCTTTATCACCTTCCAGACCTTTGCAGGTAGGCGCAACACCTCCTCCCCCTCCACCCCCGCCACAATCTTCTTCACTACTAGGTAATGTTGTGTCCAAAACTTTTCCCCCATCTCCACCTCCT cccccccctcctcccccTCTTCCCCCATCCAGTAGACAAAACAGTGCTACCATGTTGCCtcctccacctcctccatcACCTTGGAAGTATGGGTATGCATCAGTTGCCTCTCCAGCGGTCACAAGTTCTCCGcctcctccccc cccccctccccctccttTTGTGAGTCCATCAACTGCACCGAAACTTGGAGTACCTGCCACccctccccctcctcctccGCCACCTCCTCCCATGCGTGGAGTTccatctcctcctcctcctccacctccaccgccTCCACCTACTTTACGTGGAGGTTCGCCACTGCCACTGCCTCCATTATATGGAGCCCCATCTCCCCAGCCGCCACCAATGTATGGAGCCCTGCCTCCCCCACCTCCCCCACCTCCTCTAGCTCGTGGAGCTCCATCGCCTCCGCCACCACCTCCAATGCGTGAAGCAGCGCATCCACTTCCTTCAGTGTCTAGAGTGCCGCCTCCAATGCGAGGAGCACCGCCGCCGCCACCGCCTCCTCCAATGCGTGGAGCACCACCTCCTCCACCGCCTCCTCCAATGCGTGGAGCACCACCTCCTCCACCGCCTCCTCCAATGCGTGGAGCACCACCGCCTCCGCCGCCACCTCCAATGCGTGGAGCACCACCGCCTCCGCCTCCGCCTCCTCCAATGCTTGgagcaccaccaccaccaccgcctCCTCCAATGCCTGGAGCACCACCTCCTCCTACAGGTCAAGGCCCACCTCCCCCACCTCCCCCATTGCGTGGAGcaccaccacctccacctcctctAGGAGCTCGTGCGCCTGGACCTCCAGCTCCACCTAGACCTCCAAGTGGtgcacctcctcctcctccaccattAGGCGCCAAAGGACCAAATGCTGCAGCTGATGCGAGAGGGATAGGGAGAGGGCGTGGGCTTTCACGTCCTACAGGGATGGGGGCAATTGCTACAGCTCCTCGAAGATCCTCCTTGAAGCCTTTGCATTGGAGCAAGGTAACCAGGGCTTTGCAAGGAAGTTTGTGGGAAGAATTGCAAAGATATGGAGAGACTCAAAT TATTCTTCCTTTCACGATCAGTGATATTGCGCCCTTTTATCTTAGTGCGCCAGGGTTTGATGTGTCAGAGTTAGAGAGCCTTTTCTCTGCAACAGTTCCAAAACCTGCTGATGCAGGAGGTAAATCTGGGGGGCGACGCAAGTCTGTTGGATCCAAGACCGACAAAGTCCACCTG ATTGACCTGAGGAGAGCCAACAATACTGAAATCATGCTCACAAAAGTTAAGATGCCGCTTTCTGATATGATG GCTGCTGTTCTAGCAATGGATGAGTCGGTATTAGATGTTGATCAGGTGGAGAATCTTATAAAGTTTTGTCCTACAAAAGAAGAGATGGAACTTCTCAAG GGCTACACTGGTGACAAGGCGAACCTGGGAAAGTGTGAACAG TATTTTTTGGAGCAAATGAAAGTGCCTCGGGTGGAGTCGAAGTTAAGAGTATTCTCTTTCAAGATTCAGTTCAGTTCTCAG ATTTCAGAATTTAAAAAGAGTTTGAACACTGTGAACTCTGCATGCGAAGAG GTCCGGAAATCTGTCAAACTGAAGGAAGTTATGAAGCTTATTCTTTTTATAGGGAATACATTGAACCAAGGAACTGCTAGGG GATCTGCAATTGGATTCAAGTTGGACAGTCTTCTAAAGCTTACTGATACACGTGCTTCTAACAGTAAGATGACACTCATGCATTATCTTTGCAAG CTTTTGGCTGATAATTCACCCGCACTTCTTGATTTTCACCTGGAATTTGTTAGCCTGGAAGCTGCAACTAAG ATACAATTGAAGTCTTTAGCAGAAGAAATGCAAGCTATAATCAAGGGACTAGAGAAGGTCAGGCAGGAGCTGGCTGCATCTGAAAACGATGGCCCTGTATCTGAAGTTTTCCGTAAG